The Trichoplusia ni isolate ovarian cell line Hi5 chromosome 25, tn1, whole genome shotgun sequence genome includes a region encoding these proteins:
- the LOC113505376 gene encoding uncharacterized protein LOC113505376, giving the protein MKQRVATDERPFQPTTTNGSGAGRDSPSEPYSDAGPEATLVVPPDGGWGWVVVAASFMCNFIIDGIILSGGVLNDGIKKEFNVSEGEVAFVNSLLAGWYLLGGPFVSALANKYGFRMVTTIGSIVSTLSFASCYYAPNIVYLYIVYGCIGGIGLGMIFMPAVLTVGFYFEKWRALATGVALCGSGVGCFIMAPFTTYLKDSYGWRMTILIHAGFVLVCTLLGSTFRPIRPVRVTLEPREEVSTRRHEEAVEKLNSMLQLHQSKLDTTLTMPPEMKFTNKVSPHTWMGVSNNTRYPTAEEVFRQSSTQLDHRRSSAVSGTIKNTLGNKPMFIDTAVAEKDEQDENNTVDNTEPLIQPTLRVMSQSNYNSRRRSTVDLYRPLYRDDIFFGASLKRLPQYTSRNSIGYHLAMTHVPTEEEAKEETSGRCHLCPEAVRRALATLLDVSLFKSITFLVLALSGFFTMLGFFVPFMFSAPRAKENGMEPVMAVWLVPTIGVANIIGRITCGLISSVPRVSPLWVNNLALTAGGIASMMSGLSTAISFHLFYSIVFGLAVACFASLRSILVVEYLGLENLTNCFGLFLLFQGAGALLGAPIAGKLYDYTQDYNVSFCVSGGFLLLSALMCYPVNRISRWEKSRNERKQIESIFTHPDTQTNMKPNPLKTEGQTNGQAKRQNNAQLKV; this is encoded by the exons ATGAAGCAGCGGGTCGCGACTGATGAACGTCCCTTCCAACCGACCACTACGAATGGTAGTGGAGCGGGTCGGGACTCCCCCAGTGAACCATACTCGGATGCTGGACCAGAAGCGACTTTG GTCGTTCCCCCGGACGGCGGTTGGGGTTGGGTGGTAGTCGCCGCCTCCTTCATGTGCAACTTCATAATAGACGGCATCATTTTATCTGGAGGAGTCCTCAACGATGGAATTAAGAAAGAATTTAAT gtttccGAAGGAGAGGTTGCCTTTGTTAACTCTTTACTAGCGGGCTGGTATCTACTTGGAGGACCTTTCGTATCAGCTTTAGCAAACAA ATACGGATTCCGGATGGTGACCACTATCGGAAGTATCGTCTCGACCCTATCATTCGCTTCGTGTTACTACGCCCCGAACATTGTGTATCTCTACATAGTATATGGCTGCATCGGAG GCATTGGTCTTGGCATGATATTCATGCCAGCCGTTTTGACGGTCGGATTTTACTTCGAGAAATGGAGAGCTCTTGCAACAGGTGTTGCGTTATGTGGCTCTGGAGTCGGCTGTTTCATTATGGCGCCTTTTACAACTTACTTAAAGGACAGTTACGGTTGGAGAATGACTATATTAATTCATGCAG gATTTGTATTAGTTTGCACTCTACTCGGAAGTACATTCCGACCAATCCGTCCAGTCCGCGTTACTTTAGAACCGAGAGAAGAAGTGTCCACCCGTCGCCACGAAGAGGCTGTTGAGAAACTTAACTCTATGTTACAACTACATCAAAGCAAACTCGACACCACCCTTACAATGCCGCCAGAAATGAAGTTTACAAACAAAGTGAGCCCTCACACCTGGATGGGAGTTTCAAATAACACCAGGTACCCGACGGCTGAAGAAGTATTCCGACAAAGTTCAACTCAACTAGACCACAGAAGATCCTCTGCTGTTTCTGGTACAATTAAGAATACCCTTGGGAACAAACCTATGTTTATTGACACCGCAGTAGCAGAAAAAGACGAGCAAGACGAGAACAATACCGTTGATAACACCGAGCCATTGATCCAACCCACATTGAGAGTTATGTCGCAGTCCAATTACAACAGCCGCCGCCGCTCAACAGTTGACTTGTACAGGCCTTTGTACCGAGATGACATATTCTTTGGAGCGAGTTTGAAAAGACTACCGCAGTACACGTCACGAAACTCTATCGGCTACCACTTGGCCATGACTCACGTTCCTACTGAGGAAGAAGCTAAGGAAGAGACATCAGGAAGATGCCATCTTTGTCCAGAAGCTGTACGCAGAGCATTGGCTACCCTGCTGGACGTGAGCCTCTTTAAATCAATAACATTCCTGGTTTTGGCTCTGAGTGGGTTCTTTACGATGTTAGGATTCTTCGTACCGTTTATGTTCTCTGCCCCAAGAGCCAAGGAGAATGGTATGGAACCCGTGATGGCTGTGTGGTTGGTCCCGACAATTGGAGTAGCTAATATCATTGGTCGTATAACGTGCGGCCTGATATCATCGGTGCCGCGAGTATCTCCGCTGTGGGTGAACAATTTGGCGCTGACGGCTGGAGGTATCGCCTCAATGATGAGTGGACTGAGTACCGCCATATCCTTCCACCTATTTTACTCCATAGTATTTGGACTAGCTGTTG CCTGTTTCGCATCTTTGCGGTCCATTCTGGTCGTGGAGTATCTGGGGCTGGAAAACCTAACTAACTGCTTCGGGCTTTTCCTACTGTTCCAAGGCGCTGGAGCTCTATTGGGAGCACCGATAGCTG GTAAACTGTACGACTACACACAAGACTACAACGTATCGTTCTGCGTTTCTGGTGGTTTCCTTCTTTTATCGGCGCTCATGTGCTACCCAGTCAACAGGATTAGCAGGTGGGAGAAAAGTCGCAACGAGAGGAAGCAAATAGAAAGCATCTTCACCCACCCTGACACACAAACTAACATGAAACCAAACCCATTAAAAACGGAAGGACAAACGAACGGACAAGCGAAAAGACAGAACAACGCACAGCTAAAAGTTTAA
- the LOC113505380 gene encoding ubiquitin-like protein FUBI, which translates to MQLHIRGQSTHVLDVEGQETIGQIKERIRVLAEVGAEELTLSLCGAPVDDACLVSELSSYELDLTVPLLGGKVHGSLARAGKVKGQTPKVEKQQKKKKKTGRAKRRVQYNRRFVNVVQTFGRRRGPNSNS; encoded by the exons ATGCAGCTGCACATCAGAGGACAGTCGACGCACGTCTTAGACGTTGAAGGCCAGGAGACTATTGGCCAAATCAAG GAGCGCATCCGCGTCCTTGCTGAGGTCGGTGCTGAGGAGCTGACTCTGTCGCTCTGCGGTGCCCCAGTTGACGATGCTTGCCTTGTATCTGAACTGTCATCATACGAGCTTGACCTCACAGTCCCACTGCTCGGTGGTAAAGTGCACGGATCCCTGGCTCGTGCCG GTAAGGTCAAAGGACAGACCCCCAAAGTAGAGAAACaacagaaaaagaagaagaagaccgGACGTGCCAAGCGTAGGGTCCAGTACAACAGACG cttCGTGAATGTTGTGCAGACATTCGGCCGCAGACGTGGACCCAACTCCAACTCGTAG